A genomic region of Papaver somniferum cultivar HN1 chromosome 7, ASM357369v1, whole genome shotgun sequence contains the following coding sequences:
- the LOC113299565 gene encoding uncharacterized protein LOC113299565, with translation MAFLFQKFQKAVSALAKSSTFAKDPRQLQFEADVNKLFLYTGYNRLGENADEKDAEEIIELAGKASLTDQQKQVQENVHSHIRTFSKSMDDILLPTSKRSDESLNCSVQANAVPRRSGLSLAVGGVATPSNQPVVPETQPLLRAELSKSLKKHMGYTLELKPSQISHKEAGRGLFIDGEAEVGSVIAFYPGVVYSPAYYRYIPGYPRVDAENPYLITRYDGTVINAQPWGEGADLRELWDGLTVPEFRPNLSQGAEKGSDRMWKMLSKPLEGGRREIGMEILERRNPLALGHFANHPGKDMAPNVMVCPYDFPLTEMEMRTYIPNILFGRDDEPVKMKRFGSFWFKSRSFTESASDVPVLKCLVLVATRALRDEEVLLNYRLSNSKRRPAWYTPVDEEEDRRRWS, from the exons ATGGCATTTTTGTTTCAGAAATTTCAAAAG GCTGTTAGTGCTCTTGCAAAGAGTTCAACATTTGCCAAGGATCCGAGGCAACTTCAGTTTGAAGCAGATGTCAATAAACTCTTCCTTTACACCGG CTATAACCGCTTGGGAGAGAATGCAGATGAGAAGGATGCGGAGGAGATTATCGAATTGGCTGGCAAAGCATCCCTAACTGATCAGCAGAAACAAGTCCAAGAAAACGTCCATTCTCACATCAGAACCTTCTCCAAATCAATGGATGACATTCTGCTTCCGACTTCCAAGAGGTCAGATGAGTCACTTAATTGTTCAGTACAGGCAAATGCAGTACCTCGTCGTAGTGGGCTCAGTCTTGCTGTTGGTGGGGTTGCAACTCCTTCTAATCAACCCG TTGTGCCTGAAACACAACCATTATTACGAGCTGAGCTGTCAAAAAGCTTAAAAAAGCATATGGGCTACACTCTTGAACTGAAACCATCGCAAATCTCCCACAAAGAAGCTGGCAGAGGTTTATTTATCGATGGTGAAGCTGAAGTTGGATCAGTGATAGCCTTCTATCCTGGTGTAGTATATTCGCCAGCTTATTACCGATACATTCCGGGGTATCCACGAGTTGATGCTGAAAACCCATATTTGATCACGAGATATGATGGGACTGTGATCAATGCACAACCATGGGGAGAAGGTGCGGATTTGCGTGAACTATGGGATGGGTTAACTGTACCAGAATTTCGTCCCAATCTCTCACAAGGTGCTGAGAAAGGTTCTGATAGGATGTGGAAGATGCTTAGTAAGCCTTTAGAAGGTGGTAGACGAGAAATTGGAATGGAGATATTGGAGCGACGTAACCCACTAGCATTAGGCCATTTTGCGAATCACCCTGGGAAAGATATGGCTCCAAATGTGATGGTCTGCCCTTATGATTTTCCATTAACTGAGATGGAAATGAGAACTTATATCCCGAATATATTGTTTGGAAGAGACGACGAACCTGTGAAGATGAAGAGATTTGGTTCTTTTTGGtttaaatcaaggagtttcacTGAAAGTGCATCAGATGTTCCTGTTCTGAAGTGTCTTGTTCTAGTGGCCACGAGGGCACTTCGCGATGAAGAGGTCCTACTGAATTACAGGCTAAGCAATTCCAAGCGAAGGCCGGCGTGGTATACTCCcgttgatgaagaggaagaccGTCGGAGGTGGAGCTAG